A genome region from Nocardiopsis exhalans includes the following:
- a CDS encoding Asp23/Gls24 family envelope stress response protein: protein MKTETAVPSARDAAGKRNAANRDEQQGHTQIADGVVAKIAGMAAREIGGVHAMGGGTARMVGAMRDAVSGGSSSSSVAQGVSVEVGERQAAVDIDVVVEYGAAIQDLAAAVRRNVTSAVERMTGLEVTEINIKVDDIHLPEDDESADDGDSEPRVR from the coding sequence ATGAAGACCGAAACCGCGGTGCCGAGCGCCCGCGACGCCGCCGGTAAGCGCAACGCCGCCAACCGGGACGAGCAGCAGGGCCACACCCAGATCGCCGACGGTGTCGTGGCCAAGATCGCCGGAATGGCGGCCCGTGAGATCGGCGGTGTCCACGCCATGGGCGGTGGGACCGCCCGCATGGTGGGGGCCATGCGCGACGCCGTGAGCGGCGGCAGCTCCTCCAGCTCGGTGGCCCAGGGGGTCTCGGTCGAGGTCGGGGAGCGCCAGGCCGCCGTCGACATCGACGTGGTCGTCGAGTACGGCGCGGCCATCCAGGACCTGGCCGCCGCGGTGCGCCGCAACGTCACCAGCGCGGTCGAGCGGATGACGGGCCTCGAGGTCACCGAGATCAACATCAAGGTGGACGACATCCACTTGCCCGAGGACGACGAGTCCGCCGACGACGGCGACTCCGAACCCAGGGTCCGCTAG
- a CDS encoding alanine racemase produces the protein MTSLREKYEAATREIQAPFAMVDLAAFRANATDLTRRAHGRPIRVASKSVRSRELLRTALALPGYAGVMAFTLPEALWLATAGPEPVSDDILVAYPTADTDALTELASDPAATRVITLMVDDTAHLDLIRAAVARADRGSDAPAVRVCLDIDTSWQPLGPGVRVGAYRSPVRTPAQAAALARAVVRRPELELDGIMAYEGQIAGVGDAPPGRPLYGRLLRAVQRRSALELARRRAAITRAVRRVAPLRFVNGGGTGSLHTTGRERAVTELAAGSGLYQPHLFDQYRSFSGRPAALFALPVVRRPAPTVATVLGGGYPASGPVDAHRAPVPHLPTGLSYSATEGAGEVQTPLIGEAARDLAVGDRVWMRHAKAGELCERFDTLHLIDSDTGTYEGAVPTYRGEGQTFL, from the coding sequence ATGACTAGCCTGCGTGAGAAGTACGAGGCCGCCACGCGCGAAATCCAGGCCCCCTTCGCCATGGTCGACCTGGCCGCCTTCCGCGCCAACGCGACCGACCTCACCCGCCGCGCCCACGGGCGCCCCATCCGGGTGGCCAGCAAGTCCGTGCGCTCCAGGGAACTGCTGCGCACCGCCCTGGCTCTGCCCGGCTACGCGGGCGTCATGGCCTTCACCCTGCCCGAGGCGCTCTGGCTGGCCACCGCGGGCCCCGAACCGGTCAGCGACGACATCCTCGTCGCCTACCCCACCGCGGACACCGACGCCCTCACCGAACTGGCCTCGGACCCCGCCGCCACACGCGTGATCACCCTGATGGTGGACGACACCGCTCACCTCGACCTCATCCGCGCCGCCGTGGCCAGGGCCGACCGCGGCTCCGACGCCCCGGCGGTCCGGGTCTGCCTGGACATCGACACCAGCTGGCAGCCCCTGGGCCCCGGCGTGCGCGTGGGCGCCTACCGCTCCCCCGTACGCACTCCCGCCCAGGCCGCCGCGCTGGCCCGCGCCGTCGTGCGCCGCCCTGAGCTGGAACTCGACGGGATCATGGCCTACGAAGGGCAGATCGCCGGGGTGGGCGACGCTCCCCCCGGCCGCCCCCTGTACGGGCGCCTGCTACGCGCCGTCCAGCGCCGCTCCGCCCTGGAACTGGCCAGACGCCGGGCCGCGATCACCCGCGCGGTACGCCGGGTCGCCCCGCTTCGCTTCGTCAACGGCGGTGGTACCGGGAGTCTGCACACCACCGGACGCGAACGGGCGGTGACCGAACTGGCCGCCGGTTCCGGCCTCTACCAGCCGCACCTGTTCGACCAGTACCGGTCCTTCAGCGGCCGCCCCGCCGCGCTGTTCGCGCTGCCCGTGGTCCGCCGGCCCGCCCCGACCGTGGCCACCGTCCTGGGCGGCGGCTACCCGGCCTCCGGGCCCGTCGACGCCCACCGCGCCCCGGTCCCCCACCTGCCGACTGGCCTGTCCTACAGCGCCACCGAGGGCGCGGGCGAGGTCCAGACCCCGCTGATCGGGGAGGCAGCCCGCGACCTGGCCGTCGGCGACCGGGTGTGGATGCGCCACGCCAAGGCCGGTGAGCTCTGCGAGCGCTTCGACACCCTGCACCTGATCGACTCCGACACCGGAACGTACGAGGGCGCGGTGCCCACCTACCGGGGCGAGGGCCAGACCTTCCTCTGA
- a CDS encoding CsbD family protein: protein MGKHFDDAAGKGKEAFGKATGDRGTEFEGKADQAKAGAKDAADKAKGKAEELKDKAEDAFESAGEKIKDVFKKK, encoded by the coding sequence ATGGGCAAGCACTTCGACGACGCCGCCGGCAAGGGCAAGGAAGCCTTCGGCAAGGCCACCGGCGACCGCGGTACCGAGTTCGAGGGCAAGGCCGACCAGGCCAAGGCCGGGGCCAAGGACGCCGCGGACAAGGCCAAGGGCAAGGCCGAGGAGCTCAAGGACAAGGCCGAGGACGCGTTCGAGTCCGCGGGAGAGAAGATCAAGGACGTCTTCAAGAAGAAGTAG
- a CDS encoding DUF6286 domain-containing protein encodes MTTVEEVLGRPSQGLDRRAKRVAVHTFRPRRSWPAVLTGLVILVVAVVAAAEVIAALAGNPLRLIPVGAATDYAAATTWSEPSVQIASGVLALIGLALIVVALAPGQSRWTALRTDDPALVVGLTRPALRRAVAAAAQDVSGVDSVNVAVRGNKLRVHVRTGMRESRGLPAEVTAAVEHRLEELAPLRSMRIATHVRYAEG; translated from the coding sequence ATGACCACCGTGGAAGAGGTGCTCGGTCGTCCGAGCCAGGGGCTCGACCGCCGCGCCAAGCGGGTCGCAGTCCACACGTTCCGGCCGCGCCGCTCCTGGCCCGCGGTGCTCACCGGACTCGTGATCCTGGTGGTGGCCGTGGTCGCCGCCGCCGAGGTCATCGCCGCTCTCGCGGGTAACCCGCTACGCCTGATCCCGGTCGGCGCGGCCACCGACTACGCGGCCGCCACCACCTGGTCGGAACCCTCCGTGCAGATCGCCTCGGGGGTCCTGGCACTGATCGGCCTGGCCCTGATCGTGGTCGCGCTGGCCCCCGGACAGAGCCGGTGGACCGCGTTGCGCACCGACGACCCGGCGCTGGTGGTCGGCCTGACCCGGCCCGCGCTGCGCCGGGCCGTGGCCGCCGCCGCCCAGGACGTGAGCGGGGTCGACAGCGTCAACGTGGCCGTGCGCGGCAACAAGCTCCGGGTGCACGTGCGCACCGGTATGCGCGAGTCACGCGGACTGCCCGCCGAGGTGACCGCGGCCGTGGAGCACCGCCTGGAGGAACTGGCCCCGCTGCGCAGCATGCGGATCGCCACGCACGTTCGATACGCGGAGGGTTGA
- a CDS encoding alkaline shock response membrane anchor protein AmaP, protein MARDRSRRSARGNRLGLVIVGSVLLAAGLAALAVGQGLFGGDLAASPLLGDQVNEVLAQRWVPYAAVAVAFVAGFLALRWLMVQGMNDTVGRLFLERDDAGNVEMTESVARGALEQEVADYPGVRRARARLTESSDRPHLRLALTLEDDADVASVWQRVRSEAIANLRGALELDQVPTVIRMSMTAPAKNPRRSLA, encoded by the coding sequence ATGGCGCGCGACAGGTCTCGGAGGTCGGCCCGGGGTAACCGCCTGGGCCTGGTGATCGTCGGGTCGGTGCTACTGGCCGCGGGCCTGGCCGCCCTCGCGGTGGGCCAGGGCCTGTTCGGCGGCGACCTGGCCGCCTCGCCCCTGCTCGGGGATCAGGTGAACGAGGTGCTCGCCCAGCGGTGGGTTCCCTACGCGGCGGTGGCCGTCGCCTTCGTGGCGGGCTTCCTGGCTCTGCGGTGGCTGATGGTGCAGGGCATGAACGACACGGTGGGCCGCCTGTTCCTGGAACGCGACGACGCGGGCAACGTCGAGATGACCGAGAGCGTGGCCCGCGGCGCCCTGGAACAGGAGGTCGCCGACTACCCGGGAGTCCGCCGGGCCCGAGCCCGCCTGACCGAGTCCAGCGACCGACCGCACCTGCGGCTGGCGCTGACCCTGGAGGACGACGCCGACGTGGCGAGCGTGTGGCAGCGGGTCCGCTCGGAGGCGATCGCCAACCTGCGAGGCGCCCTCGAACTGGACCAGGTCCCCACGGTCATCCGGATGTCCATGACCGCCCCGGCCAAGAACCCCCGGCGCAGCCTGGCCTGA
- the bcp gene encoding thioredoxin-dependent thiol peroxidase, whose translation MSEPIRLEPGDQAPDFTLDDADGRPVSLSKVLADTGKSVVLYFYPAAMTPGCTTQACDFRDNLTEFAAAGFTVLGVSPDKPEKLARFREKESLTFTLLGDPDKDTLSAYGAFGEKKNYGRVVQGVIRSTVIVGTDGKVQKAFYNVKATGHVDRVKKELGV comes from the coding sequence GTGAGCGAGCCCATCCGCCTCGAGCCCGGCGACCAGGCACCCGACTTCACCCTCGACGACGCCGACGGCCGGCCCGTCAGTCTGAGCAAGGTGCTGGCCGACACCGGCAAGAGCGTCGTCCTGTACTTCTACCCGGCCGCCATGACGCCCGGGTGCACCACCCAGGCCTGCGACTTCCGGGACAACCTCACCGAGTTCGCCGCCGCGGGCTTCACCGTCCTGGGCGTCTCCCCGGACAAGCCCGAGAAGCTCGCCCGGTTCCGAGAGAAGGAGAGCCTGACCTTCACCCTGCTCGGCGACCCCGACAAGGACACCCTGAGCGCCTACGGGGCCTTCGGTGAGAAGAAGAACTACGGCCGCGTCGTTCAGGGCGTCATCCGCTCCACCGTCATCGTGGGCACCGACGGCAAGGTCCAGAAGGCCTTCTACAACGTGAAGGCCACCGGCCACGTGGACCGCGTCAAGAAGGAACTGGGAGTCTGA
- a CDS encoding CDP-alcohol phosphatidyltransferase family protein gives MPGFTLDEVRARTLKERDSWLTVYLVDPIAVRLVRQIANRTSITPNQLTVVALFLGLGAAVCFAFGFWQLLILGALLYYVCFLVDCTDGKLARLTGSESLFGAWMDYVSDRFRVLVCVVALMGGQYRETEHVAFVWLALAVVFLDMLRYLNALQVYKVRREMRSHLAAALERARAALSMLEPGGNASGDATGDATGGGRRTMSDGGEQAVLRHGIGVLEQILRSQNEREARNQRTAGKQPDLTLPKVDLHQEFRTRFPWYQRFWAALNARRIRTHLVGGIEFQMAVFMVAPVAAALFGPWIIGWITAFVGVLLLAFEIAIIYKLWLSTRDFFRVVDGIDGALRFSGPSDGAEEQGRDTGSDSDSQTTVR, from the coding sequence ATGCCTGGATTCACACTCGACGAGGTCAGGGCTCGTACGCTCAAGGAACGCGACTCCTGGCTGACGGTCTACCTCGTGGACCCGATCGCGGTCCGGCTCGTGCGGCAGATCGCCAACCGGACGTCGATCACCCCCAACCAGCTGACCGTGGTCGCCCTCTTCCTGGGCCTGGGCGCGGCCGTGTGCTTCGCCTTCGGTTTCTGGCAGCTGCTCATCCTGGGTGCCCTGCTGTACTACGTGTGCTTCCTCGTGGACTGCACGGACGGCAAGCTCGCCCGGCTCACTGGCTCCGAATCGCTCTTCGGTGCCTGGATGGACTACGTCTCGGACCGCTTCCGGGTCCTGGTGTGCGTGGTCGCTTTGATGGGCGGCCAGTACCGGGAGACCGAGCACGTGGCGTTCGTCTGGCTGGCGCTGGCCGTGGTCTTCCTGGACATGCTGCGTTATCTGAACGCGCTCCAGGTGTACAAGGTCCGCCGGGAGATGCGTTCGCACCTGGCGGCGGCCCTGGAGCGGGCCCGCGCGGCGCTGTCCATGCTGGAGCCTGGGGGCAACGCCAGTGGTGACGCCACCGGTGACGCGACCGGCGGCGGCCGCCGGACGATGAGTGACGGCGGCGAGCAGGCGGTGCTGCGACACGGCATCGGCGTGCTGGAGCAGATCCTGCGCAGCCAGAACGAGCGGGAGGCGCGCAACCAGCGCACCGCGGGCAAGCAGCCGGACCTGACCCTGCCCAAGGTGGACCTGCACCAGGAGTTCCGGACTCGTTTCCCCTGGTACCAGCGGTTCTGGGCGGCGTTGAACGCCCGCCGGATCCGGACCCACCTGGTCGGCGGGATCGAGTTCCAGATGGCGGTCTTCATGGTCGCCCCGGTCGCCGCGGCTCTCTTCGGTCCGTGGATTATCGGCTGGATCACGGCGTTTGTCGGCGTTTTGCTGCTCGCCTTCGAGATCGCCATCATCTATAAACTGTGGTTGTCCACGCGGGACTTCTTCCGTGTGGTCGACGGAATCGATGGCGCGCTGAGATTTTCCGGTCCGTCCGACGGCGCGGAGGAACAGGGTCGGGACACCGGCTCGGACTCGGACTCTCAGACAACCGTGCGCTAG
- a CDS encoding type II toxin-antitoxin system Phd/YefM family antitoxin, with protein sequence MTQTLSSREFRAHLSEAIDRAKSGDATVVTRNGRAVGAFVPMEVLEQARAREEEELRRLVEERRNSPTVPIADVMAETLARDE encoded by the coding sequence ATGACTCAGACGCTGTCCTCTCGAGAGTTCCGTGCCCACCTGTCCGAAGCGATCGACCGGGCGAAGTCAGGCGACGCCACCGTGGTGACCCGTAACGGTAGAGCCGTCGGGGCCTTCGTACCGATGGAGGTCCTGGAGCAGGCCAGAGCCCGGGAGGAGGAAGAGCTGCGCAGACTCGTCGAGGAGAGGCGGAACTCCCCCACGGTCCCGATCGCTGACGTCATGGCTGAGACCTTGGCGCGTGATGAGTAA
- the purU gene encoding formyltetrahydrofolate deformylase has translation MSEREYVLTLACPDSRGIVAAVANLLADHGCNITESQQYGDHFTGRFFLRMQFVTESGTSGAVGEDVLRGAFAALAGDFGSGPGDSFVEWDLQARDVRPRMIVMVSKFGHCLNDLLYRQRSGLLDIDIAAVVSNHPDLEFLADSYGVDFHHLPITPQTKREQEGRILELVDSYDVDLVVLARYMQVLSEQLCTKMSGRIINIHHSFLPSFKGARPYHQAHSRGVKLIGATAHYVTADLDEGPIIEQEVSRVGHTHSPEQLTAIGRDLESVALARAVNWHAQRRVLLNGEKTVIFD, from the coding sequence ATGAGCGAGCGCGAGTACGTCCTGACCCTTGCCTGCCCCGACAGTCGGGGCATCGTGGCCGCGGTGGCCAACCTGCTGGCCGACCACGGGTGCAACATCACCGAGAGTCAGCAGTACGGCGACCACTTCACCGGTCGCTTCTTCCTGCGGATGCAGTTCGTGACCGAGTCCGGGACCTCCGGCGCGGTCGGCGAGGACGTGCTGCGCGGCGCCTTCGCCGCCCTGGCCGGTGACTTCGGCAGCGGCCCCGGCGACTCGTTCGTCGAGTGGGACCTGCAGGCCCGGGACGTGCGCCCGCGCATGATCGTGATGGTGTCCAAGTTCGGGCACTGCCTCAACGACCTCCTCTACCGCCAGCGCAGCGGCCTGCTGGACATCGACATCGCCGCGGTGGTCTCCAACCACCCCGACCTGGAGTTCCTGGCTGACTCCTACGGCGTGGACTTCCACCACCTGCCGATCACTCCGCAGACCAAGCGTGAGCAGGAGGGACGGATCCTGGAGCTGGTCGACTCCTACGATGTCGACCTGGTGGTGCTGGCCCGCTACATGCAGGTGCTCTCCGAGCAGCTGTGCACCAAGATGTCCGGGCGCATCATCAACATCCACCACTCCTTCCTCCCGAGCTTCAAGGGCGCCCGCCCTTACCACCAGGCACACTCACGCGGGGTGAAGCTGATCGGCGCCACCGCCCACTACGTCACGGCTGATCTGGACGAGGGCCCGATCATCGAGCAGGAGGTCTCCCGGGTCGGCCACACGCACAGCCCGGAGCAGCTCACCGCGATCGGCCGCGACCTGGAGTCGGTGGCCCTGGCGCGCGCCGTCAACTGGCACGCCCAGCGCCGGGTCCTGCTCAACGGCGAGAAGACGGTCATCTTCGACTAG
- a CDS encoding DUF3618 domain-containing protein yields MAESDTEPRQTPDEIQAEINREQRRLAETLDELSVQARPANIARRQVAKAKERGTRIFDEARALVLGGGAVRVESHLVQPEEGSIVIKGDDKVVTTYQSRGQLPPEALILAAGVGTVIAVGVVAWAVRRKRK; encoded by the coding sequence ATGGCGGAAAGCGACACCGAACCGCGCCAGACCCCCGACGAGATCCAGGCTGAGATCAACCGGGAGCAGCGCCGGCTGGCGGAGACACTGGACGAGCTCAGCGTGCAGGCCCGCCCGGCCAACATCGCCCGGCGCCAGGTCGCGAAGGCCAAGGAGCGGGGGACCCGGATCTTCGACGAGGCCCGGGCGCTCGTGCTCGGCGGCGGCGCGGTGCGTGTGGAGAGCCACCTGGTGCAGCCCGAGGAGGGCAGCATCGTGATCAAGGGTGACGACAAGGTGGTGACCACCTACCAGTCGCGCGGTCAGCTGCCGCCCGAGGCGCTGATCCTCGCGGCCGGGGTCGGTACGGTCATCGCGGTGGGTGTTGTCGCCTGGGCGGTCCGCCGCAAGCGGAAGTAG